The following are from one region of the Variovorax sp. V213 genome:
- a CDS encoding Rid family hydrolase, translating into MPHGNALGARDIHIHLQDEWVLARLDVALRKVGSDLARVFNAQVFLTDLNDFAILDDAWRAL; encoded by the coding sequence CTGCCTCACGGCAACGCGCTCGGAGCAAGGGACATCCACATCCACCTGCAGGACGAATGGGTACTGGCCCGCCTGGACGTCGCGCTGCGCAAGGTCGGCAGCGACCTCGCACGCGTTTTCAACGCGCAGGTCTTCCTCACGGACCTCAACGACTTTGCCATCCTCGATGACGCGTGGCGCGCACTTTGA